A region from the Desulfitobacterium dehalogenans ATCC 51507 genome encodes:
- a CDS encoding Gfo/Idh/MocA family protein — translation MDKKMRFAIIGCGRIAPKHAESIVALEEAELVAVCDSVPEKAQAFADKYGAKPYTSYQEMLEKEELHVVTIATESDLHAPIGITCAKAGKHVMVEKPMAMTLESADELIRICHEEGVKLSVIHQNRYNKSIKLMRKALEEGRFGKLTHGQATVRWNRNDEYYAQAPWRGTKLQDGGVLMNQSIHNIDLLQWTFGPVESVFGFTRTALRKIEMEDVGVAVLKFKNGALGVIEAASTIYPKNIEETLNIFGETGSVMVGGIAVNRIETWEFPDSEEEKKQIFAGQENDPPNVYGFGHREVMKDMIAAIREDRAPAIPGEEGRKALEIILAIYKCQETKEPVVFPLCE, via the coding sequence ATGGATAAGAAAATGCGTTTTGCCATTATCGGTTGTGGAAGAATCGCCCCCAAGCATGCTGAGTCCATCGTGGCCCTGGAAGAGGCTGAGTTAGTGGCAGTCTGTGATAGTGTCCCGGAAAAAGCTCAAGCTTTTGCCGATAAATATGGAGCCAAGCCCTATACCTCTTACCAGGAAATGCTGGAGAAAGAAGAACTTCATGTGGTGACTATTGCTACAGAGTCGGATCTTCACGCCCCCATCGGCATCACTTGTGCCAAAGCAGGTAAGCATGTCATGGTAGAAAAGCCTATGGCCATGACCTTAGAAAGTGCCGATGAGCTGATACGCATCTGTCATGAAGAAGGGGTCAAACTGTCGGTTATCCATCAAAATCGTTATAACAAATCCATCAAGCTTATGCGCAAAGCGCTGGAAGAAGGTCGTTTCGGAAAACTGACCCACGGACAAGCTACGGTGCGCTGGAACCGTAACGATGAATACTATGCTCAAGCCCCTTGGCGTGGGACCAAGCTCCAGGATGGGGGCGTTCTCATGAATCAATCCATCCATAATATTGACCTTCTCCAATGGACCTTTGGCCCCGTAGAGTCCGTCTTTGGCTTTACCCGCACTGCTCTGCGCAAAATCGAGATGGAGGATGTAGGAGTCGCTGTCCTTAAGTTTAAAAACGGTGCTCTGGGTGTCATCGAAGCCGCATCTACTATCTATCCCAAAAATATCGAAGAGACTCTGAATATCTTCGGGGAAACCGGCTCCGTCATGGTGGGCGGAATCGCTGTCAACCGCATCGAGACTTGGGAGTTCCCTGACAGTGAAGAGGAGAAAAAGCAGATCTTTGCCGGCCAGGAAAATGATCCCCCCAATGTCTACGGGTTTGGCCATCGGGAAGTTATGAAGGATATGATTGCTGCCATCCGCGAGGACAGGGCACCGGCTATTCCCGGGGAAGAGGGACGGAAAGCCTTGGAGATTATCCTGGCTATCTATAAATGCCAGGAGACGAAGGAGCCTGTGGTATTCCCCTTGTGTGAGTAG
- a CDS encoding autorepressor SdpR family transcription factor: protein MSPLNETFKALSDKTRRQILKLLRAEDLTAGEIADHFDMTKPSISHHLNILKQSDLISDRRQGQNIYYSLNTSVFEGIMSWILEFTVKQPEEPGFQHDEHDFAETPKTSETKK, encoded by the coding sequence ATGTCTCCACTCAACGAAACCTTCAAAGCTCTCTCAGACAAAACACGCCGTCAGATTCTTAAACTCTTGCGAGCAGAGGATTTAACAGCCGGAGAAATTGCCGATCACTTTGATATGACCAAGCCGAGCATTTCTCATCATTTAAATATACTGAAGCAGTCTGATTTGATCAGCGATCGCAGGCAAGGGCAGAATATCTATTACTCTCTTAATACTTCAGTTTTTGAAGGCATTATGAGTTGGATTCTGGAATTTACGGTCAAACAACCTGAGGAACCGGGGTTTCAGCATGATGAACATGACTTTGCAGAAACACCCAAAACATCCGAGACCAAGAAGTAG
- a CDS encoding N-acetyltransferase encodes MSDQDIRDDDNRLCPQSPFASIDPTATIPSGVTVSPFCVIQANVTLGDHVTLGVGCVIEEGAVIGAGTSLGHHVTVAAGATVGEGCQIAAHVSIGSGASIGARTRIGEHTAIYPRAELGEEGFIGSSASIGRFPKAAATSTVKAQADLPPLKMGNGYTIGCSAVLYAGTAYGDQVFLGDGALVRERCTIGRNVVIGSGAAVENDTRIGDYTKIQTGSYITAYMELEERVFIAPMVTTTNDNYMGRTEKRFESIKGASIGRGARVGGGSILLPGIRVAPETFVAAGALVTKDTEAKRVVKGFPAKDLREVSEDELLPED; translated from the coding sequence ATGTCGGATCAAGATATAAGAGATGATGATAACAGATTATGCCCCCAAAGCCCTTTTGCCTCCATCGATCCTACAGCTACTATTCCTTCCGGTGTAACGGTTTCTCCCTTTTGCGTGATTCAGGCTAATGTTACATTGGGAGACCATGTCACCTTGGGTGTGGGCTGTGTTATCGAAGAGGGGGCTGTCATCGGTGCAGGTACTTCTCTCGGCCATCATGTTACGGTTGCCGCCGGAGCGACCGTGGGAGAAGGATGCCAGATAGCCGCTCATGTGAGCATCGGCTCCGGGGCTTCCATCGGAGCACGGACTCGCATCGGGGAGCATACTGCAATCTATCCTCGAGCAGAGTTGGGCGAAGAGGGGTTTATTGGGAGCAGTGCTTCCATCGGTCGTTTTCCTAAAGCGGCAGCTACCAGTACAGTGAAGGCACAGGCGGATCTGCCTCCCCTAAAGATGGGGAACGGTTACACTATAGGATGCTCGGCAGTCCTCTATGCCGGAACGGCCTATGGGGATCAGGTCTTTTTGGGAGACGGGGCTTTGGTTCGGGAACGCTGCACCATCGGCAGGAACGTAGTTATCGGCAGCGGTGCGGCAGTAGAGAACGATACTCGCATCGGAGATTATACCAAGATTCAGACCGGTTCTTACATAACCGCCTATATGGAGCTGGAAGAGCGGGTCTTCATCGCCCCTATGGTGACCACCACCAATGACAATTATATGGGTAGGACGGAAAAGCGGTTTGAATCCATCAAAGGAGCAAGCATCGGCCGCGGTGCCCGGGTGGGTGGCGGATCTATCCTTTTACCGGGAATCAGGGTCGCCCCTGAGACCTTTGTGGCAGCAGGAGCATTGGTGACCAAGGATACCGAGGCCAAGCGCGTGGTCAAAGGATTCCCGGCCAAGGATTTGCGGGAAGTGTCCGAGGACGAGCTTCTTCCGGAAGACTAG
- a CDS encoding polysaccharide biosynthesis protein has product MRLRKRTLLLMAIDAVLVNLAAFLSFYIRFAVDGDGTIPEEYLLTLTHSAWTATLIYLAVFYVFGLYNKLWQYASIGELLSIIFAVTVATAGTVTMVYFIAPMRFPHTVSALMWFSTLFLIGGSRFIWRILQDNIFTPHVPGSQNQVLIIGAGDAGVMAARELKNKNYREGRPVGYIDDAATKQRLQLMGIPVLGTRKDIPRVVKNHNIDKIIIAMPSVSGEIIREIVGICEKTGVDLKIMPGVFDVVSGKVDTTEIRQVQVEDLLGREPVTVDLEDVAGYLTGEVVLITGGGGSIGSELCRQVTRFNPAKLVIVGHGENSVFDIEQELRSENPSLDVVTEILDIKDQEKVHIVFQRYKPGVVFHAAAHKHVPLMEKNPEEALKNNVMGTSNLAEAADAVKVKTFVLISTDKAVNPTSIMGATKRVAEMVIQSMDRRSDTKYVAVRFGNVLGSRGSVIPTFKRQIAKGGPVTVTHPDMVRYFMTIPEASQLVIQAGSMAQGGEIFILDMGQPVKILDLARDLIRLSGFEPEVDIKIKFTGMRPGEKLFEELLTAEEGTSATKHKRIFVAKPNNINVSQLEELIHLIRERGSYLTREEVIGQLQAIVPTFKKQASKAVANQ; this is encoded by the coding sequence ATGAGATTGCGCAAAAGGACTCTACTACTAATGGCTATAGACGCTGTGTTAGTTAACCTCGCAGCGTTTTTAAGCTTTTATATTCGTTTTGCTGTTGATGGGGATGGAACTATACCTGAGGAGTATCTGCTCACACTGACTCACTCTGCGTGGACAGCCACCCTGATTTATTTAGCCGTGTTTTATGTCTTTGGCTTATATAACAAGCTCTGGCAGTATGCCAGCATCGGGGAGCTACTATCCATTATCTTTGCGGTCACTGTCGCTACAGCAGGGACGGTCACCATGGTGTATTTTATTGCTCCCATGCGTTTTCCCCATACGGTATCCGCCCTTATGTGGTTCAGCACCCTCTTCTTAATCGGCGGCTCCCGCTTCATCTGGAGAATTCTTCAGGATAATATTTTTACTCCCCATGTACCCGGTTCTCAGAATCAAGTCTTGATCATCGGAGCAGGGGATGCGGGAGTGATGGCAGCCCGGGAGCTAAAAAACAAAAACTACCGCGAAGGCCGTCCTGTGGGCTATATAGACGATGCAGCCACAAAGCAAAGACTCCAGCTCATGGGGATTCCCGTCTTGGGTACCCGCAAGGATATTCCTCGAGTCGTTAAAAACCATAATATTGATAAAATCATTATCGCCATGCCTTCGGTCTCAGGGGAGATTATCCGGGAGATCGTAGGAATCTGCGAAAAAACCGGTGTGGATCTAAAGATCATGCCTGGAGTGTTCGACGTGGTCAGCGGTAAGGTGGATACCACCGAAATCCGCCAGGTTCAGGTGGAGGATTTACTGGGACGTGAACCCGTTACCGTAGACCTGGAGGATGTAGCAGGTTATCTCACCGGTGAAGTGGTCCTGATTACCGGTGGGGGCGGGTCCATCGGCTCCGAACTCTGCCGGCAGGTCACCCGCTTCAACCCAGCCAAACTGGTGATCGTAGGTCATGGAGAAAACAGCGTCTTTGACATAGAGCAGGAGCTGCGCTCGGAAAACCCAAGTCTGGATGTAGTCACGGAGATTTTGGATATCAAGGACCAGGAAAAGGTCCATATCGTCTTCCAACGCTATAAACCGGGTGTGGTGTTCCACGCCGCTGCCCATAAACATGTCCCTCTCATGGAAAAGAACCCGGAAGAGGCTCTGAAGAATAATGTGATGGGTACCAGCAATCTGGCCGAGGCGGCTGACGCCGTCAAGGTCAAGACCTTCGTCCTGATCTCCACCGATAAAGCGGTCAATCCCACCAGCATTATGGGGGCTACCAAGCGGGTGGCAGAGATGGTGATACAGAGCATGGACAGGCGTTCCGACACGAAGTACGTTGCGGTACGCTTTGGTAATGTGCTGGGCAGCCGGGGAAGCGTTATTCCCACCTTTAAGCGTCAGATTGCCAAAGGGGGGCCGGTCACAGTAACCCATCCCGATATGGTTCGCTATTTTATGACCATCCCTGAAGCTTCCCAGCTGGTGATTCAAGCCGGTTCCATGGCTCAAGGGGGAGAGATCTTTATTCTTGATATGGGTCAACCGGTTAAAATTCTGGATCTTGCCCGAGATCTCATCCGTCTCTCGGGGTTTGAGCCGGAAGTTGATATCAAAATTAAATTCACAGGGATGCGCCCTGGTGAGAAACTCTTTGAAGAACTCCTTACCGCAGAAGAAGGGACTTCAGCGACGAAACATAAACGGATTTTTGTGGCTAAACCCAATAACATTAATGTTTCGCAGCTTGAGGAACTCATTCACCTCATCCGTGAGCGGGGCTCCTATCTCACCCGGGAAGAAGTTATCGGACAGTTACAAGCCATCGTGCCTACATTCAAAAAACAAGCTTCCAAGGCAGTTGCCAATCAATAA
- a CDS encoding nucleotide sugar dehydrogenase — translation MLRMKEVITSEDVLAKNLKEKIQDHSATVGVIGLGYVGLPLAVEKGKVGFSVIGFDINPARVAKVNAGDNYIGDVKDEELRELTQKGAITATTDYARLSECDVVVICVPTPLTVTRDPDISYIQASSEQIAKYLKPGQLVTLESTTYPGTTEEIILPMLEKSGLKVGKDFFLAFSPERVDPGNKRFTTNNTSKVVGGMTPVCLEVAYTFYAQTIVNVVPVSSPAAAELTKVFENTYRAVNIALVNELMLLCDRMGIDIWEVVEAAGTKPFGIQTFWPGPGVGGHCIPIDPFYLTWKAREYDFHTRFIELAGEINVEVSYHVINKVIRALNQENKSLKDAKVLILGVAYKKDIDDVRESPALKIMELLRKNGANISYHDPYIPVIEPHGGSTVHLENTDLTDEALASADCVLILTDHSAIDYERVAEKTALIVDTRNATRDVENNREKIVKI, via the coding sequence ATGTTGCGTATGAAAGAAGTTATTACCAGTGAAGATGTTTTAGCAAAAAACCTGAAAGAAAAAATCCAGGATCATTCCGCAACGGTGGGTGTCATCGGTCTTGGTTACGTAGGACTCCCCTTAGCCGTAGAAAAGGGAAAAGTAGGCTTTTCAGTCATCGGGTTTGATATTAATCCTGCTCGCGTAGCCAAAGTCAACGCTGGAGATAATTATATCGGCGATGTCAAGGACGAAGAACTCCGGGAACTGACCCAGAAGGGAGCCATTACTGCTACCACAGATTACGCAAGACTGTCCGAGTGCGATGTTGTCGTCATCTGCGTTCCTACCCCTCTAACCGTTACCCGGGATCCGGACATCTCCTATATTCAGGCCTCTTCCGAACAGATTGCTAAATACCTCAAGCCCGGACAACTGGTGACCTTAGAAAGCACCACCTATCCCGGCACCACTGAGGAAATCATTCTACCCATGCTCGAAAAAAGCGGTCTTAAGGTCGGTAAGGATTTCTTCCTGGCCTTTTCCCCGGAGCGGGTTGACCCGGGGAACAAACGCTTTACCACCAACAATACCTCCAAAGTTGTAGGAGGGATGACCCCAGTCTGCCTGGAAGTCGCTTATACCTTCTATGCTCAGACCATTGTCAACGTGGTTCCCGTATCCTCACCCGCCGCAGCGGAACTCACCAAAGTCTTTGAAAATACTTACCGTGCCGTTAACATCGCTTTAGTCAATGAGCTCATGCTCCTTTGCGATCGCATGGGGATCGACATCTGGGAAGTGGTGGAAGCCGCAGGAACCAAACCTTTTGGGATTCAAACCTTCTGGCCCGGCCCAGGGGTGGGCGGACACTGCATCCCCATTGACCCCTTCTACCTTACCTGGAAAGCCCGTGAGTACGACTTCCACACCCGCTTTATTGAGCTGGCCGGAGAGATTAATGTTGAAGTCTCCTACCATGTCATCAATAAAGTCATTCGTGCCCTCAACCAGGAAAACAAAAGTCTCAAAGATGCCAAAGTCCTCATCCTCGGGGTAGCCTACAAAAAAGACATTGATGATGTCCGTGAGTCCCCAGCCCTTAAGATAATGGAACTGCTTCGGAAAAATGGAGCCAATATTTCCTACCATGACCCCTATATCCCCGTCATCGAGCCCCACGGCGGCTCCACAGTTCATCTCGAAAACACTGACCTAACCGACGAAGCCTTGGCTTCCGCAGACTGCGTTCTCATCCTTACCGACCATAGCGCTATAGACTATGAGCGAGTCGCTGAAAAAACTGCCCTCATCGTCGACACCCGCAACGCCACCAGAGACGTAGAGAACAACAGAGAAAAGATCGTTAAAATATAA
- the galU gene encoding UTP--glucose-1-phosphate uridylyltransferase GalU, which translates to MSRRQIRKAIIPAAGLGTRFLPATKAQPKEMLPIVDKPTIQYIVEEAVNSGIEDIIIVTGRNKRAIEDHFDRSIELETFLQKNEKEELLDMVQDIARMVDIYYVRQKEALGLGHAIYCARKFIGNEPFAVLLGDDIIHSEVPCLGQMMHIYERHGASIVGVKQVPLEDTSKYGIVDAVPLDDSLYRAQDLVEKPQPEDAPSTRLAIMGRYILNPEIFGTLENIPPGKGGEIQLTDGLKELAKFQEILAYEFDGQRYDVGDKLGFVQATIEYALRREDLSEPLMQYLKQLVK; encoded by the coding sequence TTGAGCAGACGACAGATCAGAAAAGCCATTATCCCGGCAGCAGGCTTGGGAACACGGTTTTTGCCCGCCACCAAAGCCCAACCCAAAGAGATGCTCCCCATTGTGGATAAACCCACCATTCAATACATCGTCGAAGAAGCCGTTAACTCTGGAATCGAAGATATCATCATCGTTACCGGACGCAATAAACGGGCTATTGAAGACCACTTTGACCGCTCCATAGAATTAGAGACCTTTCTTCAGAAGAATGAAAAGGAAGAACTTCTCGACATGGTTCAAGACATAGCGCGAATGGTGGATATTTATTATGTGCGGCAAAAAGAGGCTTTAGGCCTGGGCCATGCTATCTATTGTGCCAGAAAATTCATAGGAAACGAACCCTTTGCAGTCCTCCTGGGAGATGATATCATTCATTCCGAAGTACCCTGTCTCGGTCAGATGATGCATATCTATGAACGGCATGGTGCCAGTATCGTCGGCGTTAAACAGGTGCCTCTGGAAGATACTTCGAAATATGGAATCGTGGATGCAGTCCCCCTCGATGATTCTTTATACAGGGCTCAGGACCTGGTAGAGAAACCACAGCCCGAGGATGCTCCCAGCACCCGATTAGCCATTATGGGCCGCTATATTCTTAATCCTGAAATCTTTGGCACCCTGGAAAATATCCCTCCCGGCAAAGGGGGAGAAATCCAACTTACAGATGGCTTAAAGGAATTGGCTAAGTTCCAGGAGATTCTCGCTTACGAATTCGATGGCCAGCGCTATGATGTAGGGGATAAGCTAGGCTTTGTACAAGCCACCATCGAATACGCCCTGCGTCGAGAGGACCTTTCTGAGCCCCTTATGCAATACCTTAAACAACTGGTCAAGTAA
- a CDS encoding SdpI family protein, with protein sequence MENTNTNHQGSLSKIISGILVIINIIVGIWAYPQLPEQVPSHWNFAGQVDGYSGPFAGAFLLPLIILGVYIIFWIIPRIDPKRANYLKMGRVFWIVSTTLVVFLSLMYWGTIAVAIGYFETLPRWYFSGIGIIFILLGNYFGKIKFNYTFGIRTPWTLANEEVWAKTHRFAGPIWIVGGILMALTGLLPAAWTVPLFVIVMCLIAVVPMAYSYLVYRKLNF encoded by the coding sequence ATGGAAAATACAAACACCAATCACCAAGGAAGCCTTTCCAAAATCATTTCCGGCATACTTGTTATCATCAATATCATTGTTGGCATATGGGCCTATCCCCAACTCCCTGAGCAAGTTCCGTCCCATTGGAACTTTGCAGGACAAGTGGATGGTTATTCCGGTCCTTTTGCAGGGGCATTTCTTTTACCGCTGATCATATTAGGAGTCTACATTATATTTTGGATCATTCCCCGGATCGATCCCAAAAGGGCGAATTATCTTAAGATGGGAAGAGTTTTCTGGATTGTCAGCACCACCTTGGTCGTGTTCTTGTCCCTCATGTATTGGGGAACCATAGCCGTAGCAATAGGCTATTTTGAGACCTTGCCTCGCTGGTATTTCTCAGGAATAGGCATCATCTTTATTCTACTGGGCAACTATTTTGGAAAAATCAAATTCAATTATACTTTTGGTATCCGGACTCCCTGGACCTTGGCCAATGAAGAGGTCTGGGCAAAGACCCATCGTTTTGCCGGACCTATCTGGATAGTCGGAGGAATACTCATGGCTTTGACCGGACTTCTCCCCGCGGCGTGGACGGTCCCCCTTTTTGTCATCGTAATGTGTCTCATCGCTGTGGTTCCTATGGCCTATTCCTATCTCGTCTATCGCAAGCTTAACTTCTAA
- a CDS encoding sugar transferase, whose amino-acid sequence MGFKRLLDLIIAIPLLILISPLWLFIVIWIKVDSPGPAIFRQQRVGLKGEHFTIYKFRTMVPDADRVMKAKIEQLKKEGKFNADEFVFQEKDDPRITGSGRFLRMTSLDELPQLLNIVNGTMSLVGPRPEVPEIVEQYTSEQRQRLNMPPGVTGLAQINGRSALTLSETLNYDVQYVKNWSLWSDIKILWKTIFVVLLGKNAY is encoded by the coding sequence ATGGGCTTTAAACGCCTTTTAGACCTCATCATAGCCATACCGTTGCTCATTCTCATCTCCCCACTTTGGCTTTTCATTGTGATTTGGATTAAGGTTGATTCGCCGGGCCCGGCGATCTTTCGCCAACAGCGGGTGGGCCTTAAGGGAGAGCACTTTACTATTTATAAATTCCGTACCATGGTACCGGATGCGGATCGGGTGATGAAAGCTAAGATTGAGCAATTAAAAAAGGAAGGCAAATTCAACGCGGATGAATTCGTCTTCCAAGAAAAAGATGATCCCAGGATTACGGGAAGTGGCCGCTTTTTGCGTATGACCAGTCTGGATGAACTTCCCCAGCTGCTCAATATTGTCAATGGTACCATGAGTTTGGTAGGCCCTCGTCCTGAGGTGCCGGAGATCGTGGAGCAATACACTTCTGAACAGCGCCAAAGGCTGAATATGCCTCCCGGAGTCACCGGCCTGGCCCAAATCAATGGCCGCAGTGCCCTGACCCTCTCTGAGACCTTAAACTATGATGTCCAGTATGTGAAGAACTGGTCCCTATGGTCAGATATCAAGATTCTCTGGAAGACCATTTTTGTGGTGCTTTTAGGAAAGAATGCCTACTAA
- a CDS encoding glycosyltransferase family 4 protein codes for MRILLLTQYFPPEKGAAQVRLWELAKGLHNQGHEVTVVTAFPNHPTGIIPEEYQGKRFMREEMEGVKVLRTWIYPVRRGRFWLRLLNYFSFVFSSLYGIVRSGKQDLIIVESPPLFIGFSAMTASWLKKAPYIFNVSDLWPESAVQLGLVTNKTIIRATEWLEGYFYKKAYKLSAQTQGIVQGLRRKNVPPEDILFLPNGVDTELFQSREKDRELEKSLGLEGKTVILYAGTMGYAHGIETALEAADILRNDEEVFFLFVGDGSERPKLEAIAQEKKLPNVRFIDFQPLEVIPRYYSLSSINLSTLRRYKLSEGVRPSKVFPALASGQPLIYVGEGEGAEIVKESGGGVVLEPENPELLARTILELKNNPSLCQELALKGRAYVVEHYSWDSLIRNWLKQLERTELS; via the coding sequence ATGCGCATTCTACTGCTAACCCAATACTTCCCCCCGGAAAAAGGAGCCGCTCAAGTACGCCTTTGGGAACTGGCTAAAGGCTTGCATAATCAAGGCCATGAGGTCACCGTCGTCACTGCCTTCCCTAATCATCCCACCGGAATCATCCCTGAAGAATACCAAGGGAAGAGGTTCATGCGGGAGGAGATGGAAGGGGTCAAGGTGCTCCGGACCTGGATCTATCCGGTGCGGAGGGGCCGGTTCTGGCTGCGTCTCCTCAACTATTTTTCCTTTGTCTTTTCTTCTCTCTATGGCATTGTCCGCTCAGGAAAACAGGATTTAATTATTGTGGAGTCCCCCCCTCTTTTTATCGGCTTCTCAGCGATGACTGCCTCCTGGCTGAAAAAGGCCCCCTATATCTTCAATGTCTCTGATCTTTGGCCGGAATCCGCTGTGCAGCTGGGTCTGGTCACCAATAAAACCATCATCCGGGCCACCGAATGGCTGGAAGGATATTTCTACAAAAAAGCGTATAAGCTATCTGCACAAACCCAAGGGATTGTGCAGGGGCTGAGGCGCAAAAACGTCCCCCCCGAGGATATCCTCTTTCTCCCCAATGGCGTGGATACGGAGCTTTTTCAATCACGTGAAAAGGATCGGGAGCTGGAGAAGAGTCTGGGACTTGAAGGCAAGACCGTAATACTCTATGCCGGAACCATGGGCTACGCCCACGGGATAGAGACGGCTTTGGAAGCGGCAGACATCTTACGCAATGATGAGGAGGTCTTCTTTCTTTTCGTGGGGGATGGATCGGAACGTCCCAAGCTGGAAGCCATAGCCCAGGAGAAAAAGCTGCCTAATGTACGCTTTATCGACTTTCAGCCCTTGGAGGTCATACCCCGCTATTATTCCTTAAGCAGCATTAATCTCTCCACCTTAAGACGGTACAAGCTCTCTGAGGGGGTACGCCCCTCGAAGGTCTTCCCTGCTCTGGCCAGTGGGCAGCCTCTCATCTATGTGGGCGAAGGAGAAGGTGCTGAGATCGTTAAGGAAAGCGGGGGCGGAGTGGTTCTGGAGCCCGAGAATCCTGAGCTTCTGGCCCGCACCATCCTCGAGCTGAAGAATAATCCTTCCCTATGCCAGGAACTCGCCCTCAAAGGCAGAGCCTATGTGGTAGAGCATTATTCCTGGGACAGCCTCATTCGCAATTGGCTTAAGCAGCTGGAAAGAACTGAATTATCATAG
- a CDS encoding cell wall-binding repeat-containing protein, producing MIRRYAITGVMMCALLTTQTFGQPVVLYAATESTGSLSQATSTTYVNPSYEDINQIIENIAKEKEIPSIILKAIAFKESSWRQFDKEGNPILSRLEHPAIGIMQVATYNDNDQETIDKLKTDLEFNIRMGADLLNEKWRFTPTIGDGDRNKLENWYFALWAYNIWTDKNNPNTLAATSPGTLTYQEKVFSILAQPEGFFAQYIEPVVVTPIPTELLPVAGVPAKDSVWATPEPIHYGDLNTSGNPGDESTDPNNSDNTEEPPGEEEVPDPPQTPESLEFIRLAGENRIDTAIEQALSGWPAGAATVVLARADHFPDALAGVPLAAHYDAPILLTSSQTLETRVEETIMALDPEKVILLGGEGALSQGISDKLKDLGWGSDRQIRVSGLNRYGTAADIALATVEVSQDRSAGSIEAVAIATGENFPDALSIASIAGIKQMPILLTEGKTLPKETLEALRTLNPQKVYLIGGEGAINSSIQDKIQEQLSLSSSQLVRLYGNSRYDTMAAVTEAFAAESQGLCFATGQEFPDALAGAALAARLKATVILLPKSSIEDYPRLKNAIARHPRNIEAQPYIFGGDGAVSPERIEELKELLGNTYLAGNLLEKP from the coding sequence GTGATCCGACGCTATGCCATAACCGGTGTTATGATGTGTGCTTTATTAACTACTCAAACATTTGGTCAGCCTGTTGTTCTTTATGCTGCTACGGAAAGCACGGGGAGCTTATCCCAAGCAACGAGCACTACCTATGTCAATCCATCCTATGAGGACATCAATCAAATCATCGAAAACATTGCCAAGGAAAAAGAAATTCCCAGCATTATACTCAAAGCGATCGCCTTTAAAGAAAGCTCCTGGCGCCAATTTGATAAAGAAGGTAACCCCATACTTTCCAGGCTGGAGCATCCCGCCATTGGGATAATGCAGGTGGCAACCTATAATGATAATGACCAAGAAACCATCGATAAGCTTAAAACAGACCTTGAGTTCAATATCCGCATGGGTGCCGACCTTCTCAATGAAAAATGGCGCTTTACTCCAACCATCGGGGATGGGGATCGCAATAAACTGGAGAATTGGTATTTCGCCCTTTGGGCCTATAATATCTGGACGGACAAAAACAACCCCAATACTCTCGCAGCAACAAGTCCCGGCACCTTGACTTATCAAGAGAAGGTCTTTAGCATTCTGGCTCAGCCGGAAGGTTTCTTTGCTCAATACATCGAGCCTGTGGTAGTTACCCCCATTCCCACAGAGCTGCTTCCCGTTGCGGGAGTTCCGGCTAAGGATAGTGTTTGGGCCACCCCAGAACCTATCCATTACGGAGATCTCAATACTTCAGGAAACCCCGGCGATGAATCCACCGACCCTAATAATTCCGACAATACGGAAGAACCCCCCGGCGAAGAAGAAGTACCCGACCCACCTCAAACACCTGAATCTCTGGAGTTTATCCGTTTAGCTGGTGAAAACCGGATTGATACAGCTATTGAACAAGCGTTAAGCGGGTGGCCGGCCGGAGCGGCAACTGTCGTCCTGGCTCGGGCCGACCATTTTCCCGACGCCTTAGCCGGTGTTCCTTTGGCAGCTCACTATGATGCGCCTATTCTCCTGACTTCAAGTCAAACCCTTGAAACCCGGGTGGAAGAAACCATCATGGCCTTAGACCCGGAAAAAGTGATCCTGCTTGGCGGAGAAGGAGCCTTGAGCCAGGGCATATCAGACAAACTGAAAGACTTAGGCTGGGGCAGTGACCGACAAATACGGGTCAGCGGACTCAACCGCTATGGGACTGCGGCCGACATTGCCCTGGCTACAGTGGAAGTATCCCAGGACCGGTCGGCAGGTTCAATAGAAGCGGTGGCTATTGCCACCGGAGAAAACTTTCCCGATGCGCTCAGTATTGCTTCCATCGCCGGCATCAAACAAATGCCCATCCTCCTTACAGAAGGAAAGACCCTGCCCAAGGAAACCCTGGAAGCCCTAAGGACCTTAAACCCTCAAAAGGTGTACTTGATTGGGGGCGAAGGGGCTATTAACTCATCGATTCAAGATAAAATCCAGGAGCAGCTCAGTCTTTCCTCCTCACAGCTGGTTCGTTTATACGGAAATTCCCGGTATGATACGATGGCAGCAGTAACGGAGGCTTTTGCGGCCGAAAGTCAGGGCTTATGCTTTGCCACAGGGCAGGAATTCCCGGATGCTTTAGCCGGTGCTGCTTTAGCTGCCCGCCTGAAAGCCACGGTCATTCTTCTGCCCAAAAGCTCCATCGAGGATTATCCCCGACTCAAAAATGCTATCGCCCGGCACCCCCGTAACATAGAAGCCCAACCGTATATCTTTGGGGGAGATGGCGCAGTATCCCCTGAGCGGATTGAAGAGCTTAAAGAGCTATTAGGGAATACTTATTTAGCCGGTAATCTACTCGAAAAACCATAA